A window of Luteitalea sp. contains these coding sequences:
- a CDS encoding arginase family protein, producing the protein MVQRQFAIIEAPSILGLMPTGVDRLPQTLLDHGLAERVNARHAGRVEPRSYSPDRDADTGTLNAQAIAEWSPRLADAIGHVLDEGEFPLVLGGDCSILLGAALALKRRGRFGLLFIDGHADFYQPEANPNGQAASMDLALATGYGPSLLTNLEKRGPLVRPSDTVAFGFRDADEQRHYGSQALAPEILALDLTTVRRMGVGQAVHAALERLTRPEVDGFFIHLDADCLDDRIMPAVDYRLPDGFSWSDLEATLRLALASGRAVGLEVTIYNPALDEDGTAGRTFTNVLAAALGRSAPGSGTGRRAGR; encoded by the coding sequence ATGGTCCAACGACAGTTTGCCATCATCGAAGCGCCGTCGATTCTCGGTCTGATGCCGACCGGCGTGGATCGGTTGCCGCAAACGCTGCTCGATCATGGGCTCGCGGAACGCGTGAACGCGCGGCATGCGGGCCGTGTGGAGCCACGGTCGTATAGCCCTGACCGTGACGCCGACACCGGGACGCTGAACGCGCAGGCCATTGCCGAGTGGAGTCCGCGGCTCGCCGATGCGATCGGACACGTGCTGGACGAGGGCGAGTTCCCGCTGGTGCTCGGCGGCGATTGTTCGATACTGCTGGGCGCCGCGCTCGCGCTGAAGCGGCGCGGCCGCTTCGGCCTGCTGTTCATCGATGGGCACGCCGACTTCTACCAGCCCGAGGCGAATCCCAACGGCCAGGCGGCCTCCATGGATCTCGCCCTGGCGACGGGATACGGCCCTTCGCTCCTGACCAATCTCGAGAAGCGTGGTCCGCTGGTCCGGCCGTCCGATACCGTGGCGTTTGGATTTCGCGACGCTGACGAACAGCGTCACTACGGTAGCCAGGCGCTCGCGCCCGAGATCCTGGCGCTGGATCTGACAACGGTACGGCGTATGGGCGTGGGGCAGGCGGTGCACGCGGCGCTCGAGCGTCTGACTCGGCCGGAGGTCGATGGTTTCTTCATCCACCTGGATGCCGACTGCCTCGACGACCGCATCATGCCTGCCGTCGACTACCGCCTGCCTGATGGCTTCAGCTGGAGCGACCTCGAAGCGACCCTGAGACTCGCGCTGGCGAGCGGTCGCGCCGTTGGATTGGAAGTCACGATCTACAACCCCGCGCTCGATGAGGACGGGACCGCTGGACGTACGTTCACGAATGTCCTGGCGGCCGCGCTTGGCAGGTCGGCGCCTGGATCGGGAACCGGCCGGCGGGCCGGGCGGTGA